A stretch of the Paenibacillus dendritiformis genome encodes the following:
- a CDS encoding GNAT family N-acetyltransferase codes for MLRQSMYVLHEGKPKGVTIRNYSLADADALIDIQRASFPPPFPEELWWNREQIGEHVSRFPAGALCAEMDGQLVGSMTALVLPPAADAEHLSWEAATDNGYIRHHDPAGRTLYVVDLCVRPEYRKYGIGQWMMQAMYATVVHLGLDRLLGGARMPGYGAVANEMSAEQYVREVMEGRRRDPVVSFLLRCGRTPVAVVPDYLEDGQSANYGLLMEWRNPFL; via the coding sequence ATGCTCCGGCAATCGATGTATGTGCTGCATGAAGGCAAGCCGAAGGGAGTAACGATTCGCAATTACAGTCTGGCCGATGCCGACGCGCTCATTGACATCCAGCGGGCCTCGTTCCCGCCGCCCTTCCCGGAGGAACTGTGGTGGAACCGAGAGCAGATCGGGGAGCATGTGTCCCGCTTTCCGGCGGGGGCGCTCTGCGCCGAGATGGACGGGCAGCTCGTCGGGTCGATGACGGCCCTTGTGCTTCCGCCTGCCGCCGATGCCGAGCACCTGTCCTGGGAAGCGGCGACGGACAACGGGTATATCCGCCACCACGATCCGGCGGGGCGGACCTTGTATGTCGTCGATCTGTGCGTCCGTCCCGAATACCGCAAATATGGAATCGGGCAGTGGATGATGCAGGCGATGTACGCCACGGTCGTCCATCTCGGACTGGACCGGCTTCTGGGGGGAGCCCGCATGCCCGGTTACGGTGCCGTCGCGAATGAGATGAGCGCCGAACAGTACGTGCGGGAGGTCATGGAAGGCCGGCGGCGCGATCCGGTTGTCAGCTTTTTGCTCCGCTGCGGCCGCACGCCCGTCGCGGTCGTGCCCGATTATTTGGAGGATGGGCAGTCGGCCAATTACGGCCTGCTGATGGAATGGCGCAACCCGTTCTTGTGA
- a CDS encoding GNAT family N-acetyltransferase — MTQLRYERIQSIEDPLFAQMHALMGRIFPKEEVLEFDLWREPLEDPDIRVFVAVLDGRVVGATEYRYVEALQVAMTDFTIIGEPGLGIGRFLYKQRERDLLSVAESAGQPLIGMFAEIYDPYRVGDFSFGGIRPMDPVVRREVLSHLGYERLDFPYVHPSWSNDGEAVSGLDLCFMPMQDGMSSVPASLVAEFLQWYYAVLPNKPQAWLAMMEGLKQMEQIALRPL; from the coding sequence ATGACCCAGCTTCGCTATGAACGTATCCAATCGATCGAAGATCCGCTGTTTGCCCAAATGCATGCTTTGATGGGCCGAATTTTTCCGAAGGAAGAGGTGCTGGAATTCGATCTGTGGCGGGAACCGCTGGAGGACCCCGATATCCGCGTCTTTGTCGCCGTGCTTGACGGACGTGTCGTCGGCGCGACCGAATACCGCTATGTGGAAGCGCTGCAGGTGGCGATGACCGATTTCACTATCATCGGCGAGCCGGGGCTCGGCATCGGGCGCTTCCTGTACAAGCAGCGCGAGCGCGATTTGCTGAGCGTGGCGGAATCGGCTGGCCAGCCGCTCATCGGCATGTTCGCCGAAATCTACGACCCCTACCGGGTAGGCGACTTCTCCTTCGGCGGCATTCGTCCGATGGACCCGGTCGTCCGGCGCGAGGTGCTCTCCCATCTCGGATACGAGCGCCTCGACTTCCCTTACGTTCACCCGTCCTGGTCGAACGACGGGGAGGCCGTCAGCGGACTCGACCTCTGCTTCATGCCGATGCAGGACGGGATGAGTTCCGTTCCGGCCTCGCTCGTGGCTGAGTTCCTGCAATGGTATTACGCCGTGCTGCCGAATAAACCGCAGGCATGGCTCGCTATGATGGAAGGCTTGAAGCAAATGGAACAGATTGCCCTGCGCCCGCTCTAA
- a CDS encoding carbon-nitrogen hydrolase family protein: MKMRVSAVQYHLHTIASFDEFARQVEHYIRTAAEFEAEFLLFPEFMTTQLMSIGTEGREALAIGELPGYTDAYLDLFRRLAKQYGMYLIGGTHVIEREGKLYNMAHLFRPDGTVEEQAKLHITPTEVTEWNMAAGEGVRVFHTEKGTIAILTCYDIEFPEIVRMVRAQGADVIFCPSCTDDRQGFYRVRYCCHARAIENQVYVVATGTVGSLPTVDFMRANFGQAAVIAPNDIPFPPRGILVEGEINNDMIVTADLDLSLLKQVRERGSVTTWRDRRTDLYPDW, translated from the coding sequence ATGAAAATGCGCGTATCTGCCGTCCAGTACCATCTGCATACGATTGCATCCTTTGATGAGTTCGCGAGACAGGTAGAGCACTATATCCGGACCGCGGCGGAATTCGAGGCGGAATTCCTGCTCTTTCCCGAGTTCATGACGACCCAGCTCATGTCGATTGGAACCGAAGGTCGCGAGGCGCTCGCAATTGGCGAGCTTCCGGGCTATACCGATGCCTACCTTGACCTGTTCAGACGGTTGGCCAAGCAGTACGGTATGTATCTGATCGGGGGCACCCATGTCATCGAGCGGGAAGGCAAGCTGTACAATATGGCTCACCTGTTCCGCCCTGACGGCACCGTCGAGGAGCAGGCGAAGCTCCATATTACTCCGACCGAGGTCACGGAATGGAATATGGCCGCCGGGGAGGGCGTGCGCGTCTTCCATACCGAAAAGGGCACTATCGCCATTCTCACCTGTTATGATATCGAATTTCCCGAGATCGTCCGCATGGTGCGCGCCCAAGGAGCCGATGTCATCTTCTGCCCGTCATGCACCGATGATCGGCAGGGCTTCTACCGGGTCCGCTACTGCTGCCATGCCCGGGCGATCGAGAACCAAGTATACGTCGTCGCCACCGGAACCGTCGGCTCCTTGCCGACCGTTGATTTCATGCGGGCCAATTTCGGCCAGGCGGCCGTTATCGCCCCGAACGACATTCCGTTCCCGCCGCGCGGCATTCTCGTCGAAGGAGAGATCAATAACGATATGATCGTGACCGCGGATCTGGATCTGTCCTTGCTGAAGCAGGTAAGAGAACGCGGCTCGGTGACGACATGGCGCGATCGCCGCACGGATCTGTACCCGGATTGGTAA